The proteins below are encoded in one region of Ascochyta rabiei chromosome 21, complete sequence:
- a CDS encoding Xaa-Pro dipeptidase — MLQVCNPTPHTFPQVHPEHLIYRLREVPSTGTMEPPSAPNPAGDAGVLPEFGSLTLQEAPSPPASEEELDVCTMPRESAMKLIARAIVAMANAAGDVPATPPLTRTLSKDNLAALKGHRRVASRPATPIPVDKENHPPTQLAPAEAEHDEPTIAHDIGAGALPEHLQRANMARKFFSRTVPKVGVEEYMNRIQKYCPLSTAVWLAAGSYILRLCVIDKVVPLTYRTMHRLILACALVAMKALEDHRWPQKRFAAVGGVDEGALCRLELCVEFLLSFNVQIFSPEKLKDLTISLQKAGQAATMTSRLPTSFSLKLGNPRLRREVAA; from the coding sequence ATGCTCCAAGTCTGCAATCCTACGCCTCATACATTCCCTCAAGTGCATCCTGAGCACTTGATCTACCGGCTACGAGAAGTGCCCTCGACAGGAACGATGGAGCCACCCTCGGCACCCAATCCAGCTGGCGATGCTGGTGTCCTGCCCGAGTTTGGGAGTCTGACCCTGCAAGAAGCGCCGTCTCCGCCCGCGAGCGAGGAAGAGCTGGATGTGTGTACCATGCCGCGAGAGTCAGCCATGAAGTTGATTGCTCGGGCCATTGTTGCCATGGCCAACGCAGCGGGAGACGTGCCTGCAACACCACCGCTGACGCGGACCCTTTCGAAAGACAACCTTGCGGCGCTCAAAGGCCATCGTCGCGTAGCCTCCCGACCTGCCACGCCCATCCCTGTCGACAAGGAAAACCATCCACCCACCCAGCTTGCGCCAGCAGAGGCGGAACACGACGAGCCCACCATTGCGCACGACATCGGCGCCGGTGCGTTGCCAGAGCACCTTCAACGGGCAAACATGGCAAGAAAGTTCTTCTCCAGGACCGTTCCCAAAGTGGGCGTGGAAGAGTACATGAACCGGATCCAGAAGTACTGCCCACTCTCGACGGCTGTTTGGCTCGCCGCTGGCTCCTACATTCTCCGACTTTGCGTCATCGACAAGGTCGTTCCTCTGACGTACCGCACGATGCACCGCTTGATCCTTGCGTGTGCCCTGGTGGCGATGAAGGCGCTCGAGGACCATCGCTGGCCACAGAAGCGCTTCGCTGCGGTGGGGGGCGTGGACGAGGGTGCACTCTGTCGATTGGAGCTCTGCGTCGAGTTCCTGCTGTCTTTCAACGTCCAGATCTTCTCGCCGGAGAAGCTGAAGGACTTGACCATCTCGCTGCAGAAGGCGGGCCAAGCAGCCACCATGACGAGCAGGCTGCCGACGAGCTTCAGCCTCAAGCTGGGCAACCCTAGGCTTCGACGAGAAGTGGCTGCTTGA
- a CDS encoding Mannan endo-1,4-beta-mannosidase, with translation MYITRLAGLAGLLVSLASAQTTTLQAESATLSGVTVATAVAGYSGTGYVEGFDEGTDKITFTVPATTSQLYDLKLVYNGPYGDKYTYVVLNSAGGSQVSLPATTTWTTVSAGQVLLDAGSNTIEIQNNWGWYLIDSIILSPSPKRGAHKVTTTPVSPNANADAKALLKYLGSIYGKNILSGQQDQASLDWVTTNVGKTPAILGLDLMDYTESRISHGASSTDVDKAIAFNKKGGIITFVWHWGAPTGLYDNATQPWYSGFYTAATDFNIETALKDTTNANYTLLIKDIDSIAVQLKKLQDNGVPVLFRPLHEAEGKWFWWGAQGPEPAKKLYKIVFDRLTRVHKLQNLVWVWNSVAKDWYPGNSYVDIVSADTYTQNDHGPISATYNALLSLTGDTKLIAAAEIGSVMEPAQLKAYQADWVYFCIWSGDYISAGVWNSLDLLKRVYADVYVLTLDEIQGWRKK, from the exons ATGTATATCACGAGATTAGCAGGTCTCGCAGGCCTTCTGGTCAGCCTAGCAAGCGCTCAAACAACAACACTGCAAGCCGAGTCAGCAACACTATCTGGTGTCACCGTCGCCACTGCAGTCGCCGGATACTCTG GTACTGGGTACGTCGAAGGTTTCGACGAAGGAACAGACAAAATAACCTTCACTGTCCCTGCCACAACCTCGCAGCTCTACGATCTCAAGCTTGTGTACAACGGCCCTTACGGCGACAAGTACACCTACGTAGTGCTCAACAGTGCTGGCGGGTCCCAAGTCTCCCTTCCTGCCACCACAACATGGACGACCGTCTCAGCAGGTCAGGTCCTACTCGATGCTGGTTCCAACACCATTGAGATCCAGAACAACTGGGGCTGGTACCTCATCGACTCCATCATCCTGTCTCCCAGCCCCAAGCGCGGCGCGCACAAGGTCACCACAACGCCCGTGTCACCAAACGCCAACGCAGACGCAAAGGCGCTGTTGAAGTACCTCGGAAGCATCTACGGCAAGAACATCCTCTCCGGCCAACAAGACCAAGCGTCTCTCGACTGGGTGACCACCAACGTCGGCAAGACCCCCGCCATCCTCGGACTCGACCTGATGGACTACACGGAGAGCCGCATCAGCCATGGCGCCAGCTCAACCGACGTGGACAAAGCCATCGCCTTTAACAAAAAAGGAGGCATCATCACTTTCGTCTGGCACTGGGGCGCCCCTACAGGTCTGTACGACAACGCGACACAGCCCTGGTACAGCGGCTTCTACACCGCAGCGACCGACTTCAACATCGAGACTGCGCTGAAGGATACTACGAATGCGAATTACACGCTCCTCATCAAGGACATCGACAGCATCGCCGTGCAGCTGAAGAAGCTGCAGGACAACGGCGTACCTGTGCTTTTCAGGCCGCTGCACGAGGCCGAGGGCAAGTGGTTCTGG TGGGGCGCCCAGGGCCCCGAGCCAGCGAAGAAACTGTATAAAATCGTCTTCGATCGATTGACGCGCGTGCACAAGCTGCAGAATCTGGTTTGGGTGTGGAATTCGGTCGCCAAGGACTG GTACCCCGGCAACTCGTACGTCGACATCGTCAGCGCCGACACCTACACCCAAAACGACCATGGCCCGATATCCGCAACCTACAACGCGCTGCTCTCCCTCACCGGCGACACGAAGCTCATCGCCGCGGCTGAAATCGGCAGCGTCATGGAGCCTGCGCAGCTGAAAGCGTACCAGGCTGATTGGGTCTACTTCTGCATCTGGAGCGGGGATTATATCAGCGCCGGGGTGTGGAATTCGTTGGATTTGCTCAAGAGGGTTTATGCGGATGTGTATGTGCTTACGCTGGATGAGATTCAGGGGTGGCGGAAGAAGTAG
- a CDS encoding Xaa-Pro dipeptidase: protein MGIAENYDDVLKGKYPAKVHARKVAKWIVDKGGDKNGTIYLEAQKQKLNEDNDGEAPFRQRRYFYYLSGCELPDSYLTYEISTDKLTLFIPGVEPDEVIWSGLPMSPEEAKAKYDIDDCKTTADVNSHLASSTDTSQSTIYAIPEQISDHITFLNFKHKELKELKPAIEYCRVTKTDYEIALIRKANAISTVAHVNVMKAAAKAQNECELEAVFLKSCVERNAKNQAYHSIVAAGENGATLHYVKNAAPISKQNLLLLDAGCEVDCYASDITRTFPIKGHFNEESRAIYDVVLDMQKQCIDALKAGAVWDSIHELAHKIAIAGLLKLGILKGDADDIFRARISVAFFPHGLGHYLGMDTHDTGGNANYADKDSMFRYLRVRGTLPARSVITVEPGIYFCKFIIEPYLQNEEQNKYIDEKVLEKYWSVGGVRIEDNLLVTENGSENLTPTPKEVDDIAQLIKAGQ from the exons ATGGGCATCGCGGAAAACTACGATGACGTTCTGAAGGGCAAGTACCCGGCCAAGGTCCACGCGAGGAAGGTCGCAAAGTGGATTGTCGACAAGGGCGGCGACAAGAATGGAACCATCTACCTCGAGGCGCAGAAGCAGAAGTTGAACGAGGACAACGATGGAGAGGCCCCGTTCAG ACAACGACGCTACTTCTACTACCTCAGTGGATGCGAGCTGCCAGACTCGTACCTCACCTACGAGATTAGCACCGATAAGCTTACCCTTTTCATCCCTGGGGTTGAGCCTGATGAGGTCATCTGGTCCGGACTCCCCATGAGCCCTGAGGAGGCCAAGGCAAAGTATGATATCGACGACTGCAAGACCACAGCCGACGTCAACTCCCACCTGGCGAGCTCCACCGATACGTCGCAGTCGACCATCTACGCCATTCCAGAACAGATCTCAGACCACATCACCTTCCTCAACTTCAAGCACAAAGAGCTGAAAGAGCTCAAGCCTGCGATTGAATACTGCCGTGTCACCAAGACCGACTATGAAATCGCGCTCATCCGCAAGGCCAATGCCATTTCAACGGTGGCGCATGTCAACGTCATGAAGGCCGCTGCCAAGGCTCAAAACGAGTGCGAGCTCGAAGCTGTCTTCTTGAAGTCTTGCGTCGAGCGCAATGCAAAGAACCAGGCATACCACTCCATCGTGGCAGCTGGCGAGAATGGCGCAACGCTACACTACGTCAAGAACGCCGCGCCTATCAGCAAGCAAAACCTGTTGCTTTTGGATGCTGGATGCGAGGTGGACTGCTACGCATCTGACATCACCCGCACCTTTCCCATCAAGGGTCACTTCAACGAGGAGAGTCGTGCAATCTACGACGTTGTTCTCGACATGCAGAAGCAGTGCATCGACGCGCTCAAGGCTGGCGCCGTCTGGGATTCTATCCACGAGCTCGCCCACAAAATCGCTATTGCCGGTCTTCTCAAGCTGGGCATCCTCAAAGGCGATGCAGATGACATCTTCCGCGCGCGGATCAGCGTCGCTTTCTTCCCCCACGGCCTGGGCCACTACCTTGGTATGGACACACACGACACCGGTGGCAATGCCAACTACGCAGACAAGGACAGCATGTTCCGCTACCTGAGGGTGAGGGGAACGCTGCCTGCAAGGAGCGTGATTACCGTTGAGCCGGGCATCTACTTCTGCAAGTTCATCATCGAGCCATACCTGCAGAACGAGGAGCAGAATAAGTACATCGACGAAAAGGTACTCGAGAAGTACTGGAGTGTCGGTGGTGTGAGGATTGAAG ACAACCTACTCGTTACTGAGAACGGCAGCGAGAACTTGACCCCTACACCAAAAGAGGTTGATGACATCGCCCAGCTCATCAAGGCTGGTCAATAG
- a CDS encoding Cell wall synthesis protein kre9 precursor encodes MTRFLLPFTALATLAPLVSAGIKFTSPPAGAKLTAGTAIEIEWEEGGTGPSISDLTTYQVILVGGGQKPEQQQVVKVLTTAGNFALGGNKASAMVETGLPGASTPANAYFIKMVAVGKTGGELTTYSDRFSYSGMTGAWGDAVLQGLDDLDGTDGPATVDGTTDAAGDGAGADGDYDVAYTMQTGPTRYAPMQPIPPTKVTATDTSPLYPTSSVKIATTALPIPSIQTTITQSQTFSVSSVENTVAAAPNPTDDMQKFLNRWKD; translated from the exons ATGACGCGGTTCCTCCTGCCCTTCACCGCCCTCGCCACCCTCGCGCCTCTGGTGAGCGCGGGGATCAAATTCACAAGCCCACCGGCCGGCGCCAAGCTGACGGCGGGCACGGCGATCGAGATTGAATGGGAGGAGGGCGGCACGGGGCCCAGCATCAGCGACCTGACGACCTACCAGGTCATTCTGGTCGGTGGCGGACAGAAGCccgagcagcagcaggtcGTCAAGGTCCTCACCACAGCCGGCAACTTTGCCCTCGGCGGCAACAAGGCTTCTGCCATGGTCGAGACGGGACTGCCTGGCGCGAGCACGCCAGCTAATGCCTA CTTCATCAAAATGGTCGCCGTGGGCAAGACGGGCGGTGAACTCACCACCTACTCCGACCGCTTCTCCTACTCTGGCATGACGGGCGCATGGGGAGACGCAGTGCTACAGGGACTCGACGACCTCGATGGCACCGACGGGCCTGCGACTGTAGACGGCACCACGGATGCTGCAGGTGATGGAGCAGGTGCAGATGGCGACTACGACGTCGCCTACACAATGCAGACCGGCCCTACCCGCTACGCGCCCATGCAGCCAATACCGCCCACCAAGGTCACCGCCACGGACACAAGCCCCTTGTACCCCACCAGCAGCGTCAAGATCGCCACCACCGCCCTGCCAATCCCGAGCATACAGACGACAATCACCCAGAGTCAGACCTTCTCCGTCAGCAGCGTCGAGAATACG GTCGCTGCTGCCCCCAACCCTACCGATGACATGCAGAAGTTCCTCAACAGGTGGAAGGACTAG
- a CDS encoding Alpha-N-acetylglucosaminidase, protein MLLQHRDPNSYYGKPWVWNELHDYGGNMGLYGPIDNVTINPIQALHNSSSLVGFGLTPEGQEGNEIMHSLLLDQAWQASPIDTKQYFHDWVTTRYSTCTSRVWRIGWWWW, encoded by the coding sequence ATGCTTCTTCAACACCGTGACCCAAACTCGTACTACGGGAAGCCGTGGGTCTGGAACGAACTGCACGACTACGGCGGCAACATGGGTCTGTATGGGCCGATTGACAACGTGACGATCAACCCAATCCAAGCACTGCACAACTCGTCGTCGCTTGTTGGCTTCGGTCTGACGCCTGAGGGACAGGAAGGTAATGAGATTATGCACTCTCTACTGTTGGACCAGGCATGGCAGGCCTCGCCCATCGACACGAAACAGTACTTTCATGACTGGGTCACAACGCGGTACTCGACCTGCACGTCCCGTGTCTGGAGGAttgggtggtggtggtggtga